A DNA window from Micromonospora inyonensis contains the following coding sequences:
- a CDS encoding IS4 family transposase, which translates to MSETVAVTADQVSLGVLVSAVPRDAVDAAVARFGVGAKRSDGKLPPHVVAYLTMALCLFGEDDYEEVATKVTGALTRFGCWDAAWSVPTASGISQARQRLGAPVMEEIFESVVQPVGTTDTRGVWLRRWRVLAIDGFDVDLPDTPGNAAEFGYAGSGGNRSAYPKARVVALAECGTHAFLAGEVSGYGTGEQTLAMRLYPRLRRDELLTADRGFYSFDAWSAAAGTGAALLWRAPTGLRLPVVRVLADGTYVSVVINPKIRGARRDRIVAAARAGQDLAPELAYLVRVVEYDVPDRDGNGTGELIVLLTTVLDPAEAHADELAEAYHLRWEEETSNDQLKTHLRGPGRLLRSRLPELAYQEIWAWLIVHHALAALITRAAEAADLDPDRISFTRALRIARRTATGTAGIPPWRLD; encoded by the coding sequence ATGTCCGAGACGGTGGCGGTGACGGCGGATCAGGTGTCGTTGGGGGTGCTGGTGTCCGCGGTGCCGCGGGATGCGGTGGACGCGGCGGTGGCCCGGTTTGGGGTTGGGGCCAAGCGGTCGGATGGGAAGCTTCCGCCGCATGTGGTGGCCTATCTGACGATGGCGTTGTGCCTGTTCGGTGAGGATGACTACGAAGAGGTCGCCACGAAGGTCACCGGGGCGTTGACCCGGTTCGGCTGCTGGGACGCCGCTTGGTCGGTGCCGACCGCGTCGGGGATCAGCCAGGCGCGGCAGCGGCTGGGCGCGCCGGTCATGGAGGAGATCTTCGAGTCGGTGGTGCAGCCGGTGGGCACGACTGATACGCGGGGGGTGTGGCTGCGGCGGTGGCGAGTCCTTGCTATTGACGGCTTCGATGTGGACCTGCCGGACACGCCGGGTAACGCCGCCGAGTTTGGCTACGCCGGCTCGGGGGGCAACCGGTCGGCGTATCCGAAGGCTCGGGTGGTGGCGTTGGCCGAGTGCGGCACGCACGCGTTCCTGGCCGGGGAGGTGTCCGGCTATGGCACCGGGGAGCAGACATTGGCGATGCGGCTGTACCCGCGGCTGCGCCGCGATGAGCTGCTGACCGCCGACCGGGGGTTCTACTCCTTCGACGCCTGGTCTGCTGCGGCGGGCACCGGGGCGGCGTTGCTGTGGCGGGCGCCGACCGGGCTGCGGCTGCCGGTCGTGCGGGTGCTGGCCGACGGCACGTATGTGTCCGTGGTGATCAACCCGAAGATCCGCGGCGCCCGCCGGGACCGCATCGTCGCCGCTGCCCGCGCTGGGCAGGATCTGGCCCCTGAGCTGGCGTATCTGGTACGAGTGGTCGAGTACGACGTGCCCGACCGCGACGGCAACGGCACCGGCGAGCTGATCGTGCTGCTGACCACCGTCCTCGACCCGGCCGAGGCCCACGCGGACGAGCTGGCCGAGGCCTACCACCTGCGCTGGGAAGAAGAGACCAGCAACGACCAGCTCAAGACGCACCTACGCGGCCCGGGCCGTCTGCTGCGCTCAAGGCTGCCGGAGCTGGCCTACCAGGAAATCTGGGCCTGGCTGATCGTCCACCACGCCCTCGCCGCGTTGATCACCCGCGCGGCCGAAGCCGCCGACCTCGACCCCGACCGGATCAGCTTCACCCGCGCGCTGCGAATCGCCCGCCGTACCGCCACCGGGACGGCGGGCATTCCCCCCTGGAGACTGGACTGA
- a CDS encoding SAM-dependent methyltransferase — protein MSSNLSHHRHVTSAFALCRRHEAGDNDPKVLARSRALKITEAGNTSVITADLRDPDVILDHPDTLAQIDFDQPVAILLVAVLHFIDDETDRTGSSPASATPWPRVATLSSTTPPPTPDPMPRSLI, from the coding sequence CTGTCGAGCAATCTCTCCCACCACCGCCACGTCACCTCTGCCTTTGCCCTCTGCCGCCGGCATGAGGCCGGCGACAACGATCCGAAGGTGCTGGCCCGCTCGCGCGCCTTGAAGATCACCGAGGCCGGGAACACGAGCGTGATCACGGCGGACCTGCGCGACCCGGATGTCATCCTCGACCACCCCGACACCCTGGCGCAGATCGACTTCGACCAGCCAGTGGCCATCCTGCTGGTGGCCGTCCTTCACTTCATCGACGACGAAACTGACCGTACGGGATCGTCGCCCGCCTCCGCGACGCCATGGCCCCGGGTAGCTACCTTGTCATCAACCACGCCACCGCCGACCCCAGACCCAATGCCACGTAGCCTAATTTGA
- a CDS encoding AAA family ATPase produces the protein MPALVITRGLPGSGKTTYAKRWVAEDPERRFRVNRDDLRAMGHGGRAGVRWQEDAVTTAQKAQVLALLRAGLSVIADDTNLPDASVEQWRQLAEQAGAHLVAVDLREVPVETCIARDAARGAGGGRLVGGDVIRRIADEGRCRVLDAG, from the coding sequence ATGCCCGCACTTGTCATTACCCGTGGCCTGCCCGGCTCTGGTAAGACCACCTACGCCAAGCGGTGGGTGGCCGAGGATCCTGAGCGCCGCTTCCGCGTGAACCGCGACGACCTGCGGGCCATGGGCCACGGCGGTAGGGCCGGTGTGCGGTGGCAGGAGGACGCGGTGACCACCGCGCAGAAAGCGCAGGTGCTCGCGCTGCTGCGCGCCGGCCTGAGTGTGATCGCGGACGACACGAACTTGCCGGACGCGTCGGTGGAGCAGTGGCGGCAGCTTGCCGAGCAGGCCGGGGCGCACCTGGTGGCGGTCGACCTGCGGGAGGTGCCGGTGGAAACCTGCATCGCCCGAGATGCGGCCCGTGGTGCCGGCGGTGGCCGGCTGGTGGGTGGAGACGTCATTCGCCGGATAGCCGACGAGGGCCGGTGCCGGGTGCTCGACGCCGGATAG
- a CDS encoding IS110 family transposase, with product MLFVGDDWAEDHHDVEVMDASGRRLAKARLPEGMAGMTRLHAMIGQALGDDIDAEDVSGRVRIGIETDRGPWVQALVAAGYTVYPVNPLQAARYRERLAVSGAKSDAADAHMLADMVRTDSHQLRPMAGDSADAEAVKVVSRMHKTLIWERTRAGQRLRHALREYFPAALAAFEDLDAADTLELLAKAPDPASAARLSLAQISAALKRARRRDIPAKAAAIQTTLRAEHLGQPAVVTAAYAASVRALIALLSTLNEQVKVLQGQVEAHFGRHPDAEIILSQPGLGTVLGARVLAEFGDDHARYVSAKARKNYAATSPITRASGKKRTVAARFVHNDRLIDALMTQAFSALKASPGARAYYDRQRARGASYNAALRQLANRLVGILHGDPGG from the coding sequence TTGCTGTTCGTGGGAGATGACTGGGCGGAGGACCACCACGACGTCGAGGTGATGGACGCGTCCGGTCGCCGGCTGGCCAAGGCCCGACTGCCGGAAGGCATGGCGGGCATGACGAGGCTGCACGCGATGATCGGTCAGGCGCTCGGTGACGACATCGATGCCGAGGACGTGTCCGGGCGGGTGAGGATCGGTATCGAAACCGATCGGGGTCCGTGGGTACAAGCGCTGGTCGCCGCCGGATACACGGTGTATCCGGTGAATCCGTTGCAGGCGGCCCGTTACCGGGAGCGCCTGGCGGTGTCCGGGGCCAAGAGCGACGCGGCGGACGCGCACATGCTGGCGGACATGGTGCGTACCGACTCGCACCAACTGCGCCCGATGGCCGGTGACAGCGCTGATGCGGAGGCGGTCAAGGTCGTCTCGCGGATGCACAAGACGCTGATCTGGGAACGTACCCGCGCCGGCCAGCGGCTGCGGCATGCGCTGCGGGAGTACTTCCCGGCCGCCCTCGCCGCGTTCGAGGACCTCGACGCCGCCGACACCCTGGAACTCCTGGCGAAGGCGCCGGACCCGGCCAGCGCCGCCCGGTTGAGCCTGGCGCAGATCAGCGCGGCCCTCAAACGGGCCCGCCGGCGTGACATTCCGGCCAAGGCGGCCGCGATCCAGACCACGCTGCGCGCCGAGCACCTCGGCCAGCCCGCCGTGGTCACCGCCGCCTACGCGGCCTCGGTCCGCGCGCTGATCGCGCTGCTGTCCACCCTCAACGAGCAGGTCAAGGTCCTGCAGGGGCAGGTGGAGGCCCATTTTGGCCGGCACCCGGACGCTGAGATCATCCTGTCCCAGCCCGGACTGGGCACGGTTCTCGGTGCCCGGGTGCTCGCTGAGTTCGGTGACGACCACGCCCGCTACGTCTCGGCGAAGGCCCGCAAGAACTACGCCGCGACCAGCCCGATCACCCGCGCGTCCGGGAAGAAGAGGACCGTCGCGGCCCGGTTCGTGCACAACGACCGGCTCATCGACGCGCTGATGACCCAGGCGTTCTCCGCGTTGAAGGCCTCCCCGGGCGCCCGCGCCTACTACGACCGGCAACGCGCCCGCGGCGCCAGCTACAACGCCGCGCTGCGCCAGCTCGCCAACCGACTCGTCGGCATCCTGCACGGAGATCCTGGTGGTTAA
- a CDS encoding transposase encodes MSVQPAPWPEPDRRIAAAIAAKYRGRRARPLAVQIRDRLGEWLHDADFVAAFGVRGRPGWSPSRLALVTVLQRVENLTDRQAAEAARNRLDWQYLLGLPLDDPGFDHTVLAEFRTRVADAGLEHLVLDALLTRLAEAGLLSAGGKQRTDSTHVAAAVAALNRLELVGESIRAALEALAAAHPQWLAGRICVPDFADRYGSPMTGWRPPVSQAKRDALAIVYARDGYRLLEAVHDQHAPAWLAQIPAVDVLRQVLVQHYTRTVTSRGREVITRREKAPEGDGLPPGHIRIASPYDTDARWGVKREEFWLGYKLHVTETCDDAAPCGCRQPGGHTPAGRPGRTGDRHEAACPQLRPNLITHVATTDATVTDNRMTEPIHDALADMSLTPGRHYLDSGYLSAALVVSELARHGITLIGPLLADCSAQARAGKGYARADFTIDYDTRTVTCPQGRKATSWTPCTQYGKPAIVATFATSDCGPCPARTLCTTGRRRQLSLLPRELAEAQTTIRAAEHTLGFQADYARRAGVEGTIHQAISHGARRARYRGLPKTRLDHIFMACALNLLRLEAFWNGTPLDRRRTSHLSRLELGLAA; translated from the coding sequence GTGTCTGTGCAGCCCGCGCCGTGGCCGGAGCCGGACCGGCGGATCGCGGCGGCGATCGCGGCGAAGTATCGGGGTCGGCGTGCCCGGCCGTTGGCGGTGCAGATCCGTGACCGGCTGGGTGAATGGCTGCATGATGCGGACTTCGTCGCGGCGTTCGGGGTTCGTGGCCGGCCGGGTTGGTCGCCGTCGCGGTTGGCGCTGGTGACGGTGTTGCAGCGGGTGGAGAATCTCACTGACCGGCAAGCGGCCGAGGCGGCGCGTAACCGGCTGGACTGGCAGTATCTGCTCGGTCTGCCGTTGGACGATCCAGGGTTCGACCACACGGTGCTGGCCGAGTTCCGCACCAGGGTGGCCGACGCCGGTCTGGAACACCTCGTGCTGGACGCGTTGCTGACCCGGCTGGCCGAGGCTGGTCTGCTCTCCGCTGGCGGCAAGCAGCGCACCGATTCCACACATGTCGCCGCGGCGGTGGCCGCGCTCAACCGTCTGGAACTGGTCGGGGAAAGCATCCGGGCGGCTTTGGAGGCCCTGGCCGCGGCGCATCCACAGTGGCTGGCCGGGCGGATCTGCGTGCCGGATTTCGCCGATCGTTATGGCAGCCCGATGACCGGTTGGCGGCCGCCGGTCTCGCAGGCCAAACGCGACGCACTGGCGATCGTCTACGCCCGCGACGGCTACCGGCTGCTGGAGGCGGTCCACGACCAGCACGCACCGGCCTGGCTGGCCCAGATACCGGCGGTGGACGTGCTGCGCCAGGTACTGGTGCAGCACTACACCCGCACGGTCACCAGTCGCGGGCGGGAGGTGATTACCCGGCGGGAGAAAGCGCCTGAGGGCGACGGTCTCCCGCCCGGCCATATCCGCATCGCTTCCCCGTACGACACCGATGCCCGGTGGGGTGTCAAACGAGAAGAGTTCTGGCTGGGCTACAAACTGCACGTCACCGAGACCTGCGACGACGCTGCGCCGTGCGGCTGCCGACAGCCCGGCGGGCACACCCCGGCAGGGCGACCGGGGCGCACCGGCGACAGGCACGAGGCCGCCTGCCCACAGCTACGGCCGAACCTGATCACGCATGTAGCCACCACCGACGCGACCGTGACCGACAACCGGATGACCGAACCCATCCACGACGCCCTCGCCGATATGAGCCTCACCCCCGGCCGGCACTACCTCGACTCCGGCTACCTGTCCGCCGCGCTCGTGGTCTCCGAACTCGCCCGGCACGGCATCACGCTGATCGGCCCGTTGCTGGCCGACTGTTCCGCCCAGGCCCGCGCCGGCAAGGGCTACGCCCGCGCCGACTTCACCATCGACTACGACACGCGCACCGTGACCTGCCCACAAGGCAGAAAGGCCACCTCCTGGACACCGTGCACCCAGTACGGCAAGCCCGCCATCGTGGCCACCTTCGCTACCAGCGACTGCGGCCCCTGCCCCGCCCGGACCCTATGCACCACCGGAAGACGACGACAACTGTCCCTACTACCCCGGGAACTGGCCGAGGCCCAGACCACCATCCGGGCCGCCGAACACACCCTCGGCTTCCAAGCCGACTACGCCCGCCGTGCCGGAGTGGAAGGCACCATCCACCAAGCCATCTCCCACGGCGCCCGCCGCGCCCGCTACCGCGGACTACCCAAGACCCGCCTCGACCACATCTTCATGGCCTGCGCCCTCAACCTGCTCCGCCTCGAAGCCTTCTGGAACGGAACACCACTGGACCGACGAAGAACCAGCCACCTCTCACGCCTCGAACTCGGCCTCGCTGCATGA